A region of Plectropomus leopardus isolate mb chromosome 16, YSFRI_Pleo_2.0, whole genome shotgun sequence DNA encodes the following proteins:
- the LOC121955895 gene encoding ephrin type-A receptor 7-like: MAPSQVSEVIKEKVQQRSIQLSWQEPQQPNGVITEYEIKYYEKDQKDRVYSTVRSKSTSATVNNLKPSTAYVFQIRAFTEAGYGTYGPRLEITTKEEATAAIVSSEQNPVIIIAVVAVAGTIILVFMVFGFIIGRRYALAGPIDSPLLHCGYSKADQEGDEELYFQFKFPGTKTYIDPETYEDPNRAVHQFAKELDASCIKIERVIGAGEFGEVCSGRLKLPGKRDVSVAIKTLKVGYTEKQRRDFLCEASIMGQFDHPNVVHLEGVVTRGKPVMIVIEYMENGSLDGFLRKHDGQFTVIQLVGMLRGIAAGMRYLSDMGYVHRDLAARNILVNSNLVCKVSDFGLSRVIDDDPEAVYTTTGKMQDVMNLIFTPATDLHFTEQGGKIPVRWTAPEAIQYRKFTSASDVWSYGIVMWEVMSYGERPYWDMSNQDVIKAIEEGYRLPAPMDCPPGLHQLMLDCWQKDRAERPKFDQIVGILDKMIRNPNTLKTPVGTCTRPISPLLDQSTPDFTAFRSVGEWLEAIKMERYRDNFTAAGYSSLESVARMSIEDVMSLGITLVGHQKKIMSSIQTMRAQMLHLHGTGVQV; encoded by the exons ATGG CTCCGTCCCAGGTCAGTGAGGTCATCAAGGAGAAGGTGCAGCAGCGCAGCATCCAGCTCTCCTGGCAGGAGCCCCAGCAGCCCAACGGCGTCATCACGGAGTACGAAATCAAATACTACGAAAAA GATCAGAAGGACCGAGTGTACTCCACGGTGAGGTCCAAGTCCACATCGGCCACAGTGAACAACCTGAAGCCCAGCACGGCCTACGTGTTCCAGATCAGGGCCTTCACAGAGGCAGGATACGGCACTTACGGCCCTAGACTGGAGATAACCACCAAGGAAGAGGCCACAG CCGCGATTGTCTCCAGCGAGCAGAACCCCGTCATCATCATAGCGGTGGTGGCCGTGGCGGGGACCATCATCCTGGTGTTCATGGTGTTCGGCTTCATCATCGGGAGAAGGTACGCTCTCGCGGGCCCCATTGACTCTCCGCTCCT GCACTGCGGGTACAGCAAAGCCGATCAGGAGGGAGACGAGGAGCTCTACTTCCAGT TTAAATTTCCAGGCACCAAAACCTACATTGACCCTGAAACCTATGAGGACCCAAACAGGGCTGTCCATCAATTTGCCAAGGAGCTGGACGCCTCCTGCATTAAAATCGAGCGGGTTATTGGAGCAG GAGAGTTCGGGGAGGTGTGCAGCGGCCGGCTCAAGCTGCCCGGGAAACGGGATGTGTCAGTTGCCATAAAGACGTTAAAAGTGGGCTACACGGAGAAGCAGAGGCGGGACTTCCTGTGCGAGGCCAGCATTATGGGACAATTTGACCATCCGAACGTCGTTCATCTGGAGGGGGTTGTGACGAGAG gAAAGCCAGTGATGATTGTCATCGAGTACATGGAGAACGGCTCATTAGATGGTTTCCTCAGG AAACACGACGGTCAGTTCACAGTCATCCAGTTGGTGGGGATGCTGCGGGGCATCGCGGCAGGAATGAGATATCTCTCCGATATGGGATATGTCCATCGAGATCTGGCCGCACGAAACATCCTTGTCAACAGCAATCTCGTATGTAAAGTGTCTGACTTCGGCCTGTCAAGGGTGATCGACGACGATCCCGAGGCTGTCTACACAACAACT GGGAAGATGCAGGATGTTATGAATTTGATCTTTACTCCAGCCACTGACCTGCATTTTACTGAACAGGGTGGCAAAATACCCGTCCGATGGACCGCGCCGGAAGCCATACAGTATCGTAAATTCACCTCTGCAAGTGATGTGTGGAGTTATGGCATTGTCATGTGGGAAGTCATGTCCTATGGGGAACGGCCCTACTGGGATATGTCCAATCAAGAC GTCATAAAGGCGATAGAGGAAGGCTACCGTCTTCCAGCCCCTATGGACTGTCCACCTGGCTTGCATCAGCTAATGCTGGACTGCTGGCAGAAAGACAGAGCCGAACGTCCCAAATTCGACCAGATAGTCGGCATCCTTGATAAGATGATCCGCAACCCTAACACGTTGAAAACCCCAGTGGGAACATGTACAAG ACCAATTAGTCCACTGTTAGATCAGAGCACACCAGACTTCACCGCTTTCCGCTCAGTGGGAGAGTGGCTGGAAGCCATCAAGATGGAGCGATACAGAGACAACTTCACAGCAGCTGGCTACAGTTCCCTGGAATCTGTGGCCAGGATGTCAATCGA GGATGTGATGAGCTTGGGGATCACGCTGGTGGGCCATCAGAAAAAGATCATGAGCAGCATACAGACTATGAGAGCCCAGATGCTGCATCTCCACGGCACGGGCGTCCAGGTGTGA